The following coding sequences are from one Cardiobacteriaceae bacterium TAE3-ERU3 window:
- a CDS encoding Na+/H+ antiporter subunit E produces the protein MGKSYAAVLLLLRFVQVLLASGVGTLLIILRYWRRRDALPETAFVRLEITPMSERGAVMMAAMITLTPGTTTIHIDMEHHELLIHVLDARDLAQTVADIRRDFEAPLAVLCGTGRES, from the coding sequence ATGGGTAAAAGTTATGCCGCAGTGCTGTTGTTGCTGCGTTTTGTACAGGTTTTGCTGGCTTCTGGCGTTGGTACGCTGTTGATTATTCTGCGCTACTGGCGGCGGCGTGATGCTTTGCCGGAAACGGCTTTTGTACGCCTTGAAATCACGCCGATGAGCGAGCGCGGTGCGGTGATGATGGCGGCGATGATTACGCTGACACCGGGCACGACCACAATCCATATTGATATGGAGCATCACGAGTTATTGATTCATGTACTCGATGCGCGTGATTTGGCGCAGACGGTTGCCGATATTCGCCGAGATTTTGAGGCGCCTCTGGCAGTGCTGTGCGGTACAGGGAGGGAGTCATGA
- a CDS encoding NADH-quinone oxidoreductase subunit K: MTLLLVFAFWITLVAAAYLMLCREALRVVIGLMLFGNAVNFALLLAGRLTLLEPAVMEAGAEVLSPSAANPLPQALVLTAIVIGFALTCFAVVLMIELIKRQRSDDVDRWREAEPHSEAAHEPVLARDCSPQRGES, translated from the coding sequence ATGACGCTGCTATTGGTGTTTGCATTTTGGATCACGCTGGTCGCAGCGGCGTATCTGATGCTGTGCCGTGAAGCGCTGCGCGTGGTGATTGGCTTGATGCTGTTCGGTAATGCGGTCAATTTTGCGCTGTTACTTGCTGGTCGCCTGACTTTACTCGAACCGGCAGTGATGGAAGCGGGGGCAGAAGTTTTATCGCCATCGGCAGCAAATCCATTGCCACAGGCGCTGGTGCTGACCGCGATTGTGATCGGCTTTGCGTTGACCTGCTTTGCCGTGGTGCTGATGATTGAATTGATCAAGCGCCAGCGCAGTGATGATGTGGATCGTTGGCGCGAGGCTGAGCCGCACAGCGAAGCGGCGCATGAGCCTGTGCTGGCGCGCGACTGTTCGCCGCAGCGGGGTGAGTCATGA
- a CDS encoding 7-cyano-7-deazaguanine/7-aminomethyl-7-deazaguanine transporter has protein sequence MTNKYQFTAAQRQKALLWLSFWHITVIAASNFLVQFPVEVFGLQTTWGTFTFPFIFLTTDLTVRIFGAPLARKIIFFVMFPALIISYVVSVLFQNGSFTDLSSLTTLNTFVARIAIASFAAYITGQLLDIGVFNRLRQNRRWWVAPTASTVIGNAVDTAVFYLIAFYQSSDPFMAANWVEIGVVDYMWKLIICALFFLPAYGLLLRYLTRRLTALEAAAPKQQYVTQS, from the coding sequence ATGACAAATAAATACCAATTCACTGCCGCCCAGCGGCAAAAAGCCCTATTGTGGCTCTCTTTCTGGCACATCACCGTAATTGCTGCCAGCAACTTCCTCGTCCAGTTTCCGGTGGAAGTCTTCGGCCTGCAAACCACATGGGGCACGTTTACGTTCCCATTCATCTTCCTCACCACCGACCTCACCGTACGCATCTTTGGCGCACCACTGGCACGCAAAATCATCTTTTTTGTCATGTTCCCGGCGCTGATCATTTCCTACGTCGTCTCGGTGCTGTTCCAAAACGGCAGCTTCACTGATCTCTCGTCTTTGACCACGCTCAATACTTTCGTTGCGCGTATCGCCATTGCCAGCTTTGCCGCCTACATCACTGGTCAGTTACTCGATATCGGCGTCTTTAACCGCTTGCGCCAAAATCGCCGTTGGTGGGTCGCCCCAACCGCCTCAACCGTGATCGGCAATGCCGTGGATACCGCTGTGTTCTACCTCATCGCGTTTTACCAAAGCAGTGACCCGTTCATGGCTGCAAACTGGGTAGAAATTGGCGTCGTGGATTACATGTGGAAGCTGATTATTTGCGCTCTGTTCTTCCTACCTGCCTACGGCCTACTGCTGCGCTACCTCACCCGCCGCCTCACCGCATTGGAAGCGGCAGCACCGAAGCAGCAATACGTCACGCAGTCCTGA
- a CDS encoding O-methyltransferase has product MTDVSHDFASLLRELEAQGSENDARALNKAEKYLNITRDTGEFLAVLVQACKAQHILEIGTSNGYSTLWLASALPSNGKVTTIECDARKLDAARINFERAGLKEFIVQLEGDVAACLPTLQQTYDFIFLDADRSQYLPLAEQIFALLAQGGLLVCDNAVSHRDELQLFIAWIEKQPDLTVSLVPVGKGELLVHKASV; this is encoded by the coding sequence GTGACTGATGTAAGTCATGATTTCGCATCGCTATTGCGTGAACTGGAAGCGCAGGGCAGTGAAAATGATGCCCGTGCGCTAAACAAGGCTGAAAAATACCTCAATATCACCCGTGATACGGGTGAGTTTCTCGCCGTATTGGTCCAAGCGTGTAAAGCACAACACATTCTGGAAATTGGCACGTCCAATGGTTATTCAACCTTATGGCTGGCGTCTGCATTGCCATCGAATGGCAAAGTGACCACGATCGAATGTGATGCGCGCAAACTTGATGCGGCGCGGATCAATTTTGAACGTGCCGGATTGAAAGAGTTCATCGTGCAACTTGAGGGCGATGTTGCTGCATGCTTACCAACCTTGCAGCAAACTTATGACTTTATTTTTCTCGATGCCGACCGCAGTCAATACTTGCCTTTGGCAGAACAAATTTTTGCTTTGTTGGCTCAAGGCGGTCTGCTGGTGTGTGATAACGCTGTATCGCACCGCGATGAACTACAGCTATTTATTGCGTGGATAGAAAAACAGCCTGATTTGACGGTGTCGCTGGTACCGGTTGGTAAAGGCGAGTTGCTGGTACATAAAGCCAGTGTCTGA
- a CDS encoding Na(+)/H(+) antiporter subunit B (subunit B of antiporter complex involved in resistance to high concentrations of Na+, K+, Li+ and/or alkali), which produces MRNHERIVLLETIARPLYWLVLLMALVVLLRGHNAPGGGFIGGLLAASASILWALAFSAAAAQRRLPLGSPLKLAAVGLLCAATAGLPALVLGKAFLFHYWGTLPLGFTDYAISTVLLFDAGVFLCVWGAVSGYALALIDLGREGGEL; this is translated from the coding sequence ATGCGTAATCATGAACGGATTGTGTTGCTGGAAACGATTGCCCGTCCGCTGTATTGGCTGGTATTGCTGATGGCGCTGGTGGTGCTGTTGCGCGGTCATAATGCTCCGGGCGGCGGCTTTATTGGTGGTTTGCTGGCGGCGTCTGCGAGTATTTTGTGGGCGCTGGCCTTTTCTGCGGCCGCAGCACAGCGGCGTTTGCCGCTTGGCAGTCCACTCAAGCTGGCAGCGGTGGGGCTTTTGTGTGCGGCAACAGCCGGTTTGCCTGCGCTGGTGTTGGGCAAGGCGTTTTTGTTCCATTATTGGGGCACGTTGCCGCTTGGCTTCACCGATTATGCGATTTCGACGGTGTTGCTGTTCGATGCGGGTGTGTTTTTGTGCGTGTGGGGTGCGGTGAGCGGCTATGCGCTGGCGCTGATTGACCTTGGGCGCGAAGGAGGCGAGCTATGA
- the hutG gene encoding formimidoylglutamase — protein MRPFTPDNWQGRIDAEEGERGQRWHQQVCADDGSQPLVLLGFACDAGVARNQGRIGAAASPPLLRRALAGLPALPQQTLADAGDVVCSGDDDLEAAQERFGDAVCTRLKAGKTVIGLGGGHEIAYASFSGVRDFAAAQDAPPRIGIINLDAHLDIRIDHRPSSGTPFRQMAEDCAARGWDFHYACIGVSRYANTVSLFDRADELGVQWLEDRDCHLGNRTAMAQFVADFIADKDVIYLTLDLDVLPAAAMPAVSAPAAYGVEVAVIDWLLREIIASGKVRMMDVAEYNPRFDIDTRGARVAARLLATAIEALQSNSRKTVTG, from the coding sequence ATGAGGCCGTTTACGCCGGATAATTGGCAGGGGCGTATCGACGCCGAAGAAGGCGAACGCGGGCAGCGCTGGCATCAACAAGTATGCGCCGACGACGGTTCGCAGCCGCTGGTATTGCTCGGTTTTGCCTGCGATGCCGGTGTCGCGCGCAATCAGGGGCGCATCGGTGCGGCAGCGTCGCCGCCATTATTGCGCCGTGCATTGGCAGGGTTGCCTGCCTTGCCACAGCAAACCCTTGCTGACGCTGGCGACGTGGTATGCAGTGGCGATGACGATTTGGAAGCAGCACAAGAGCGCTTTGGTGACGCCGTTTGCACACGGTTAAAGGCGGGCAAAACCGTCATCGGACTTGGCGGCGGCCATGAAATTGCCTACGCCAGCTTTAGCGGTGTACGCGACTTTGCTGCTGCACAAGATGCGCCGCCGCGTATTGGTATCATCAACCTTGACGCGCATCTCGACATCCGCATCGACCACCGCCCCAGTTCCGGCACACCATTCCGGCAAATGGCGGAAGACTGTGCCGCTCGCGGTTGGGATTTTCACTACGCCTGTATTGGCGTCAGCCGCTACGCCAACACCGTCTCGCTGTTTGACCGCGCTGACGAACTCGGCGTGCAGTGGCTTGAAGACCGCGATTGTCATTTGGGTAACCGCACAGCAATGGCGCAATTTGTCGCTGACTTTATTGCCGACAAGGACGTGATTTACCTGACCCTTGATTTGGACGTATTGCCCGCTGCGGCTATGCCAGCGGTCAGTGCACCGGCGGCGTATGGCGTTGAGGTTGCCGTGATTGACTGGCTGTTGCGCGAGATTATTGCCAGTGGCAAAGTGCGTATGATGGACGTCGCCGAATACAATCCACGCTTCGACATCGACACGCGCGGCGCACGGGTTGCCGCACGTTTGCTGGCAACCGCGATTGAAGCACTACAGTCAAATTCCAGAAAAACAGTCACAGGGTAA
- a CDS encoding alkylmercury lyase family protein, with translation MYRMLIDEVAALDDGHKQMLLDGYRCLFSDRVMAQEEIAELAAALPYVVCEAGQVMAIFGLDRRPCAHQLTINGVRRYTWCIWDAFFIAEALGEDALIETVDPVSQQSLSAQFVAGRWQVEGALWASFPVQKNSGAALRSAFCRFVHLFADHGNALAYQQMHGCVPEPVFVLLARSREMAVAMQPSQQKVIRTA, from the coding sequence ATGTACCGAATGTTGATTGATGAGGTGGCGGCGCTGGATGACGGGCATAAGCAGATGCTGCTTGATGGTTATCGGTGCTTGTTTAGCGACAGGGTGATGGCGCAGGAAGAAATAGCGGAATTGGCCGCAGCGTTGCCGTACGTGGTGTGTGAGGCGGGGCAGGTGATGGCGATTTTCGGGCTTGATCGCCGCCCGTGTGCGCACCAGTTGACCATAAATGGGGTACGCCGTTATACGTGGTGCATTTGGGACGCTTTTTTTATTGCCGAAGCACTGGGCGAAGATGCGCTAATTGAAACGGTTGATCCGGTTAGTCAGCAGTCGCTGTCAGCGCAGTTTGTGGCCGGTCGTTGGCAAGTAGAAGGGGCATTATGGGCAAGTTTTCCGGTGCAGAAGAACAGCGGCGCAGCGCTGCGTAGTGCGTTTTGCCGCTTTGTGCATTTGTTTGCCGATCATGGCAATGCGCTGGCGTATCAGCAAATGCACGGCTGCGTACCCGAGCCAGTATTTGTGCTGTTGGCGCGTAGCCGTGAGATGGCTGTGGCAATGCAGCCATCCCAGCAAAAGGTAATCAGGACTGCGTGA
- the hutI gene encoding imidazolonepropionase, whose amino-acid sequence MSIIIDSGMAQWDALWVHANIATMYGEEYGIIEDGAVAVRDGKIAWVGRSADLGDYYQAQMVHDCSGKWLTPGLIDCHTHIVYGGNRSNEFEARLNGVDYAEIAANGGGILATVNATRNASEDELFAQALPRVQSLLAEGVTTLEIKSGYGLDLESEHKMLRVARRIEQELPVNVRTTYLAAHALPTEYKDRADDYVDAVCEWMQPLAAEGLIDAVDGFCEHLAFSAAQMQRVFDAAKALGLPVKLHAEQLSDQGGAELVATYHGLSADHLEYLSDDGIAAMAKHDTVAVLSPGAFYTLRETQYPPLDAMRAAGLRIALATDCNPGTSPLTSLLLTMNMGCTLFRMTPLEALQGTTVHAAHALGLGEHKGIIAPGYDADFAIWQIDRPADLSYMIGFNPLVQRVCNGEISD is encoded by the coding sequence ATGAGCATCATTATCGACAGCGGCATGGCGCAATGGGACGCACTTTGGGTACATGCCAACATTGCCACCATGTATGGAGAAGAATACGGCATCATCGAAGATGGCGCGGTTGCGGTGCGTGACGGCAAAATCGCATGGGTAGGGCGCAGCGCCGACCTCGGCGATTACTATCAGGCGCAAATGGTGCATGATTGTAGCGGAAAATGGCTGACGCCGGGGCTGATTGATTGCCATACCCACATTGTTTATGGCGGCAACCGTAGCAATGAATTTGAAGCGCGGCTGAATGGCGTCGATTATGCCGAAATTGCCGCCAATGGCGGCGGTATCCTCGCAACCGTTAATGCCACCCGTAACGCGAGCGAGGACGAACTGTTTGCGCAAGCCTTGCCGCGCGTGCAAAGCCTGCTTGCCGAAGGCGTGACCACTTTGGAAATAAAATCCGGCTACGGACTGGATTTGGAAAGTGAACACAAAATGTTGCGCGTCGCGCGGCGTATCGAGCAGGAATTGCCGGTCAACGTGCGTACCACTTACCTCGCCGCACACGCCTTGCCCACTGAATACAAAGACCGTGCCGATGATTACGTCGATGCAGTATGCGAATGGATGCAGCCACTCGCCGCCGAAGGCTTGATTGATGCTGTGGACGGCTTTTGCGAACACCTTGCCTTTTCTGCGGCACAAATGCAGCGCGTTTTTGACGCAGCAAAAGCATTGGGTTTACCGGTCAAGCTACACGCCGAACAGCTCAGCGACCAGGGCGGTGCGGAACTCGTCGCCACCTACCACGGACTGTCCGCCGACCACCTCGAATACCTCAGTGACGACGGCATTGCCGCTATGGCAAAGCACGACACCGTAGCGGTACTGTCGCCGGGCGCGTTTTATACCCTGCGCGAAACACAATATCCGCCACTAGACGCCATGCGTGCCGCCGGACTACGTATTGCACTGGCGACCGACTGCAACCCCGGCACCTCACCACTGACCTCGCTGCTGTTGACCATGAACATGGGCTGCACCCTGTTCCGCATGACGCCACTCGAAGCACTGCAAGGCACGACCGTCCACGCCGCGCACGCCTTGGGCTTGGGTGAACACAAAGGCATCATCGCCCCCGGCTACGACGCCGACTTTGCCATCTGGCAAATCGACCGCCCGGCTGACCTCTCGTACATGATTGGTTTTAACCCGCTGGTACAGCGCGTGTGTAATGGTGAAATCAGTGACTGA
- the mnhG gene encoding monovalent cation/H(+) antiporter subunit G: protein MMTVLAALLLLLGALVLLAAALGLHVLPDALSRQHAATMAATLAVIVTALGAGVMAASWGWSLRLLLIVVFMLLTLPVASHMLARAAVAGKGLIAQRDHKQVARFLRHQDDKPTR, encoded by the coding sequence ATGATGACGGTATTGGCCGCTTTATTGCTGTTGTTAGGTGCGCTGGTGTTGCTTGCGGCGGCGCTAGGGCTGCATGTCTTGCCCGATGCACTGTCGCGGCAACATGCAGCAACGATGGCGGCAACGTTGGCAGTGATTGTTACTGCATTGGGTGCTGGTGTGATGGCGGCATCGTGGGGTTGGTCGCTGCGCCTGTTGTTGATTGTGGTGTTCATGCTACTGACTTTACCGGTTGCGTCGCATATGTTGGCGCGGGCGGCAGTTGCAGGTAAGGGATTGATTGCACAGCGTGATCACAAGCAGGTGGCGCGTTTTTTGCGCCATCAGGACGACAAGCCGACGCGGTGA
- a CDS encoding fructosamine kinase family protein, which yields MSLPVFKDIDAALAALSGIEQPQYKRTTASGGCIHDSAVYTLEDGQRFFIKQNTADRFDSFSNEAAGLQALAAGNVIPVAEPLALGKNDTSAFLVLKYIASGQPHRDTWAQFGARLATLHLEHSAIQYGWETGNQIGDNPQSNQWHDDWITFFAEQRLQPKLDKARTALDAETHRKGEQLIATLERYITPPPRPQLIHGDLWSGNAMINADGDGVLIDPAAYYGHGEADLAMTQLFGGFPQDFYRGYHSINPITDGFEQRATVYNLYHLLNHLNLFGRGYLGAVRNAIHSLV from the coding sequence ATGAGCCTGCCCGTTTTCAAAGATATTGACGCAGCACTCGCAGCATTAAGTGGCATTGAGCAGCCACAATATAAACGCACTACCGCCAGTGGCGGCTGCATTCACGACAGCGCCGTATATACCCTTGAAGACGGCCAGCGATTTTTCATCAAACAAAATACCGCGGACCGTTTCGATAGCTTCAGTAACGAAGCCGCCGGCCTGCAAGCACTCGCTGCCGGTAACGTCATACCTGTCGCCGAACCGCTGGCTTTGGGCAAAAATGACACATCTGCATTTCTCGTCTTGAAATACATCGCCAGCGGCCAACCGCACCGCGACACATGGGCACAATTCGGTGCGCGGCTCGCCACCCTGCATTTAGAACACAGCGCAATACAATACGGCTGGGAAACTGGCAATCAAATTGGCGACAACCCACAAAGTAACCAATGGCACGACGACTGGATCACCTTTTTTGCCGAACAGCGCCTGCAACCAAAACTCGATAAAGCCCGCACTGCGCTTGATGCGGAAACACACCGCAAAGGCGAACAACTTATCGCCACCTTGGAGCGCTACATCACCCCACCACCACGCCCGCAACTGATTCACGGCGATTTGTGGTCAGGCAATGCAATGATTAATGCAGACGGTGACGGTGTACTTATCGACCCTGCCGCCTACTATGGCCACGGCGAAGCCGACCTCGCCATGACGCAACTATTCGGCGGCTTTCCGCAGGACTTTTACCGCGGTTATCACAGCATCAACCCAATCACTGACGGCTTTGAGCAACGCGCCACAGTCTATAACCTCTATCACCTGCTCAATCATTTGAACCTGTTTGGTCGTGGTTATCTCGGTGCGGTCAGAAATGCGATTCACAGCCTCGTTTAG
- a CDS encoding DUF4040 domain-containing protein, protein MATVDSRLYGSPLSAPEKWLWCMFPLCGLAVVLWLWSGYESAYTLSYSWFTAIDLPLVLRVDGLALLMLSLIYGVGLAVFVYAGAYLDGHPQLRRLYVLLTAFALAMTGCVLADHLLLLFVFWELTSVLSFLLVSFDGFNKQARQSARQAMLVTGAGGLCLLGGGLWLWQLAGTARLSELAEVLPTMLDMPLLKWAVLLVMLGAFTKSAQFPFQFWLPNAMSAPTPVSAYLHSATMVKLGVYLLARFDAGLDSWTFWQFSLEAIGSLTAGWGMMLALRERDLKRILAWSTVATLGTMVVMIGLPGTYAALGVVTLLVAHALYKAPLFFVAGNVDHGSGTRVIDRLGKLQRKMPWTALVAMLAGLSMAGVPLSLGFVAKDVLGTAKAVQDTLFLTVAANTVFSAIAVAVAGVAAVRIFWQHPGENVTPATAHEVAWPMRIAPLVIALLGLLLGMFPQWITSHLQAAAQAIQPLDTVFASVRFDAEVLRSAAGTVVMTLLLGAAVFYGWDRLHNGFERVLHWLPNWGGAAVYQRIVVRIPRWSAAVTRRLQHGALSDYTLWLVGFTTLALGTALLWTAWYGRGLVLPSWSSLLVQPDAGVAAAVALLTCGAVLTMVASRPVLLLLASGLVGYGSALLFLFLGAPDVALTQFVVETILVIVMVSILMLLQRSGVDYYHERRRAEKRPLTLLLALCFASVMTLALLLMLALPFDTQLSDFFAEQSYTAAHGLNVVNVILVDFRAMDTFGEVSVLLLSLLAAWPLLAGLRARVQARQEAN, encoded by the coding sequence GTGGCAACAGTGGATTCCCGTTTATATGGCTCGCCTTTATCGGCGCCGGAAAAGTGGTTGTGGTGCATGTTTCCGCTGTGTGGGCTGGCAGTGGTGCTATGGCTGTGGTCGGGCTACGAATCTGCTTATACGCTGAGTTATTCGTGGTTTACGGCGATTGATTTGCCGCTGGTACTGCGCGTGGACGGGCTGGCGCTGCTGATGCTGTCCTTAATTTACGGCGTGGGGTTGGCGGTGTTCGTTTATGCGGGTGCGTATCTCGATGGGCATCCGCAGTTGCGGCGTTTGTACGTTTTGCTCACCGCATTTGCACTGGCGATGACCGGCTGCGTACTGGCTGATCATTTGCTGCTGCTGTTTGTGTTTTGGGAATTGACCAGTGTGCTGTCGTTTTTATTGGTCAGCTTTGACGGCTTCAATAAGCAGGCGCGGCAGTCGGCACGGCAGGCGATGCTGGTGACTGGTGCGGGCGGTTTGTGCTTGCTTGGCGGCGGATTGTGGCTGTGGCAATTGGCGGGGACGGCACGCCTCAGTGAGTTGGCAGAAGTGTTACCGACGATGCTTGATATGCCGTTGCTCAAATGGGCGGTGCTGCTGGTGATGCTCGGGGCGTTTACCAAGAGTGCACAGTTTCCGTTTCAGTTTTGGTTACCTAATGCGATGTCTGCACCGACGCCTGTATCGGCATATTTGCACTCGGCGACGATGGTCAAGCTCGGGGTGTATTTACTGGCGCGCTTTGATGCAGGGCTGGATAGCTGGACGTTCTGGCAGTTTTCACTGGAGGCGATTGGCTCGCTGACGGCCGGCTGGGGCATGATGCTGGCGCTGCGTGAGCGCGATTTGAAGCGAATTTTGGCGTGGTCAACAGTGGCGACGCTGGGCACGATGGTGGTGATGATCGGCTTGCCGGGTACGTATGCTGCGCTCGGTGTGGTGACGCTGCTTGTGGCGCATGCCTTATATAAGGCACCGTTGTTTTTTGTTGCCGGTAACGTCGATCACGGCTCGGGGACGCGGGTGATTGATCGCCTTGGCAAGCTGCAGCGCAAGATGCCGTGGACGGCGCTGGTGGCAATGCTGGCCGGTCTGTCGATGGCGGGTGTGCCGTTGTCTTTGGGGTTTGTCGCGAAAGATGTGCTGGGTACGGCGAAGGCGGTGCAGGATACGCTCTTCCTGACTGTGGCTGCGAACACGGTGTTCAGCGCGATTGCGGTGGCTGTGGCAGGCGTCGCGGCAGTGCGGATTTTCTGGCAGCATCCGGGCGAGAATGTGACGCCTGCGACGGCGCACGAGGTAGCTTGGCCGATGCGGATTGCGCCGCTGGTTATTGCGCTACTGGGTTTACTGCTCGGGATGTTCCCGCAATGGATTACCTCACATTTGCAGGCCGCCGCGCAGGCAATTCAGCCGCTAGATACGGTGTTCGCAAGCGTGCGATTTGACGCTGAAGTCTTGCGTTCCGCTGCGGGAACGGTGGTGATGACGCTGCTGCTTGGCGCAGCGGTATTTTATGGCTGGGATCGCTTGCATAACGGATTCGAGCGTGTGTTGCATTGGTTGCCAAATTGGGGCGGTGCGGCGGTTTATCAGCGCATTGTGGTGCGGATTCCACGCTGGAGTGCGGCTGTGACGCGGCGTTTACAGCATGGGGCGCTGTCGGACTATACGCTGTGGCTGGTGGGCTTTACTACGCTGGCATTGGGGACGGCGCTGCTGTGGACGGCGTGGTACGGGCGTGGGCTGGTGTTGCCGTCGTGGTCGTCGTTGTTGGTGCAGCCGGATGCTGGTGTGGCTGCTGCGGTAGCGTTGCTCACTTGCGGTGCAGTGCTGACGATGGTGGCGAGTCGCCCGGTTTTGCTGCTGTTGGCGTCGGGGCTGGTTGGTTATGGCTCGGCGCTGCTGTTTTTGTTTCTCGGGGCGCCTGATGTGGCGCTGACCCAGTTTGTGGTTGAAACGATTTTGGTGATTGTGATGGTGTCGATCCTGATGTTGTTGCAGCGTAGCGGCGTTGATTATTACCACGAGCGCCGTCGCGCCGAGAAGCGGCCGCTGACTTTGCTGCTGGCGCTGTGTTTTGCATCGGTGATGACGTTGGCATTGCTGCTGATGCTGGCATTGCCGTTTGATACGCAGTTGTCGGACTTTTTTGCTGAACAGAGCTATACGGCTGCGCACGGCCTCAATGTGGTCAACGTTATTTTGGTCGATTTCCGCGCAATGGATACTTTTGGTGAAGTGAGTGTGCTGTTGCTGTCGTTATTGGCGGCGTGGCCATTGCTCGCGGGGCTACGCGCCCGGGTGCAAGCTAGGCAGGAGGCGAATTGA
- the dapD gene encoding 2,3,4,5-tetrahydropyridine-2,6-dicarboxylate N-succinyltransferase, producing the protein MELKNFIEQAFDNRTEITPDNADAKLRDAVNDTLAQLESGELRVAEPTADGWQVNEWAKKAVLLSFRLNDNDIIEHGYTNYFDKVDSRFVNHSEEDFRREGIRVVPPAVARRGSFIGKGVVMMPSYVNIGAYVGEGTMVDTWATVGSCAQIGKNVHLSGGVGIGGVLEPLQAAPTIIEDNCFIGARSEIVEGVIVEEGAVISMGVYIGQSTKIYNRETGEITRGRVPAGAVVVPGSLPAADGSHSLYCAVIIKQVDAQTRAKTSINELLRGA; encoded by the coding sequence ATGGAACTGAAAAACTTTATCGAACAAGCCTTTGACAACCGCACTGAGATCACCCCGGACAACGCAGACGCCAAGCTGCGCGACGCCGTCAACGATACTCTCGCACAACTCGAATCTGGTGAACTGCGTGTCGCCGAGCCAACAGCTGATGGCTGGCAAGTGAATGAATGGGCAAAGAAAGCCGTACTGCTTTCTTTCCGCTTGAACGACAACGACATCATCGAGCACGGCTACACCAACTACTTCGACAAAGTCGACAGCCGCTTCGTCAACCACAGCGAAGAAGACTTCCGCCGCGAGGGCATCCGCGTCGTTCCGCCGGCAGTCGCACGCCGTGGCAGCTTCATCGGCAAAGGCGTGGTAATGATGCCGTCATACGTCAACATCGGCGCTTATGTCGGCGAAGGCACAATGGTCGATACATGGGCAACCGTCGGCTCATGCGCGCAAATCGGTAAAAACGTACACCTTTCCGGCGGCGTTGGCATTGGTGGCGTGCTTGAGCCACTGCAAGCTGCGCCAACCATCATTGAAGATAACTGCTTCATCGGTGCGCGTTCAGAAATCGTCGAAGGCGTTATCGTCGAAGAAGGTGCTGTCATTTCAATGGGCGTTTACATCGGCCAAAGCACCAAAATCTACAACCGCGAAACCGGTGAGATCACTCGCGGTCGCGTACCGGCCGGCGCCGTCGTCGTACCAGGCAGCTTACCTGCTGCAGACGGCTCGCACAGCCTCTACTGCGCCGTCATCATCAAACAAGTCGACGCCCAAACCCGCGCCAAAACCAGCATCAACGAACTGCTACGCGGCGCCTGA
- a CDS encoding SGNH/GDSL hydrolase family protein: MNQKVILCYGDSNTHGMTPIADALAPVRGRYGRDVRWPGVVQKLLDDAVAIIEEGLPGRTTCVDDPIKGAPKNGLTYLRPCLDSHFPIDIIVLMLGTNDLKAHFARSPEDITAGIETLLDGITEAQIGRDGKQPKILLVAPPPILEIGAEESAFKGGAEKSRHLAALYAAIAERRGLAFFDAGSVIEVSTVDGIHFEPEAHQRLGEALVQQLDSMMA; the protein is encoded by the coding sequence ATGAATCAGAAAGTCATTTTATGCTACGGCGATAGCAATACCCACGGCATGACGCCAATTGCCGATGCACTTGCGCCGGTGCGTGGTCGTTATGGTCGTGATGTACGCTGGCCGGGTGTGGTGCAAAAGCTGCTGGACGATGCGGTTGCCATCATCGAAGAGGGTTTGCCGGGGCGTACAACTTGCGTGGATGACCCTATCAAAGGTGCGCCAAAAAACGGACTCACTTATCTGCGCCCATGCCTCGACAGCCATTTCCCGATTGACATCATTGTACTGATGCTCGGTACCAACGACCTCAAAGCGCACTTTGCGCGTAGCCCCGAAGACATTACCGCAGGTATTGAAACCTTGCTCGACGGTATCACCGAGGCACAAATTGGCAGAGACGGTAAACAACCGAAGATCTTGCTGGTCGCGCCACCGCCAATTCTGGAAATCGGCGCAGAAGAATCGGCATTCAAAGGTGGTGCGGAAAAATCACGCCATCTCGCTGCACTGTATGCTGCGATTGCCGAACGCCGCGGCTTGGCATTTTTTGACGCTGGTTCAGTAATAGAAGTATCGACTGTGGACGGTATCCATTTCGAGCCGGAAGCACATCAGCGCTTGGGTGAGGCACTGGTGCAACAACTCGATAGTATGATGGCTTAA